Genomic segment of Verrucomicrobiia bacterium:
CATCCGGATCGAATCCGGCTATTTCCTGGAATATTTGCTCGCTGAACATTCGGTCGAGGCGTTGCATGTGTATTTTCCGGATCCGTGGCCGAAGCTTAAACATCGTCGCCATCGCTTCATCAACGAGCGCTTCCCGAACCTTGCCTGGCGGGCGCTCAAGCCGTGCGGCGTGGTTTACCTCCGCACGGACGACGCCGATTATTTTGAGCAGATGCAACGCATTTTTGCCGGCGATTCTCGCTTCAAGAAGTTCGAAACACCACCGGCCTTGCTCGCATTGAAGACAGACTTCGAGAGGGATTTCAACGCGCGGGGCGTGCCCACGCTGGCCGTTGCCTACCAGAAGCACGACCAAAGCGCTTAAACGTCGATGACGGGGCCGTCGCCATCGTCATGACGGCCCGGCGGGTTGCGTTTTTTGCCGAAGCGCTGGATTTGGATGCGGGAACGACCGGTGCCGGTCAATGAATTCAGCACGAGTGAGACAAAGCTGATGATGAGCGATCCGAAGAAGGCCGACCAAAAGCCGGCCACTTCGAAGCCGTGCACGATCTGCCCCACCAACATCAGCAAGAGGGCGTTGATGACGAGCATGAACAATCCCAACGTGAGAATCAGCAGCGGCAACGCTACCAGCATCACCAAGGGGCGGACGAACGCATTGAGCAGTCCAAGCAGGAGCGAAGCGAGCAGCAAGACCTCCCAGTCGTGGTTGTAGGAAATCCCGGGCAGCAGACACGCTGCCACCAGCACCGCGAAGGTGTTGATGATCCAGCCTTGCAGGAATCGTTTGATTGTGCCTCCGCTCTTGTAATCCATCTCGCGCAGCCAAAATGCGTCAGGCGCCGGAGCAACTCAAGCCCTACGGAACCGGTCGTTTCAACGGCCCGCCTCGGCGCGCAAAAACGTGACGGGCGCACCGGACCGAACCTCGGCTTTGACAGCGGCGGGAACCAGTGCAAAGTCACCGGCTTTCAACTCCAGGTTTCCGGCGGCGGACGCCACGGTCATTTCGCCTGCGACCATGCCGAGAATGTGCATGACGCCGGCGGGCAGCGCCGTGCGACCAGCGTGTTCCAGACTCACGTGCTCAACCTTGAACAGGGAACACCCGGCGAGCGCCCGGATGCTCGCATCGCCAGCTTTGACGGCGTCACGCGGTGCCAGCGGCGGTTCAAAGTCTGCAAAGTCAATGCTCGCCAGCGACTGCGGCACATGCAGTTCGCGCGGCCGGCCATCCAGCCCGACCCGGTTCCAGTCAAAAACCCGATACGTCGTGTCCGAGTTCTGCTGGATTTCGAAGATAACATTGCCCGCGCCGATGGCGTGAACACGCCCGCTGGGCAGGAACATCGCGTCGCCCGCCCGGACGTTGTGCCGGTGAAAACATTCAGCCACCGTGCCGTCCGCGATCTTCCGCTCAAAATCACTCCGCGTGACCCCTTTCCGCAGGCCAACAAAAAGCGCCGCGTCGGGTTGCGCTTCGGTGATAAACCACATCTCGGTCTTGGGATCGCCTTTCAGTTCGGCTGCCTTGGCTGACGGTGGATGCACTTGCAGGGAAAGCGTGTCCTTGGCGTCGAGAATTTTAACCAACAGCGGGAACCGGCCGTTCAGTGCCCGCGCTTCGCCGAGCAGTTCGCGGACGTGGTGTTCCATCAGCCATCGCAAATCGCGTCCGGCCAGCGGGCCGTTGACGATGACACTCACGTCGCCCGGCCGGTCCGTGATTTCCCACGATTCGCCGATGGGCACCCCGGCCGGGAGTGGCTTGCGGTAAAGACGTTCAAGATTGCGCGCTCCCCAGACACGCTCCTTGAAAATGGGAGTGAACTTGAGCGGATAAAGCATGGTTTGGAAGAAGGGTCACACCGCCGCCAAGCTGGCCTTGGCGGGACGTTCCGGTTCCTGAAAATGTCCAAAAGCCCGGAACTTGGCGTAGCGATCCTTCAAACGATCAGCCACGCTCATCCGCGCGACTTCAGCCAAATGCTTCAGCACCTGTTCCTTGAGATTGGCGGCCGTTGTCTTCGGATCGGTATGAGCACCGCCCAACGGCTCGGGAATGATGCCATCCACCAGTCCCAATTCCAGCAGGTCGTTGGCGGTGATGCGCAACGCCTCCGCGGCTTTTGCCGCCGCCGTGCGGTCCTTCCACAGGATCGCCGCACAGCCTTCGGGGCTGATGACAGAATAGTAGGCGTTCTGGAGGATCAACACCCGGTTGGCCACACCAATGCCCAAAGCGCCGCCAGAGCCGCCTTCGCCGATGACGACGGCGATGATCGGGACTTCCAGCAGCGTCATTTCCCGCAAATTCACCGCGATGGCCTCAGCAATGTGCCGTTCTTCGGCGCCGATGCCAGGATACGCGCCGGCCGTGTCGATGAGGGAAATGATGGGCAGACCGAATTTGTCGGCCATTTGCATCAAGCGCAGCGCCTTGCGATACCCTTCCGGATGCGCGGAGCCGAAGTTCCGCAGGATGTTCTCCTTCGTGTCTCGACCTTTTTGCGTGCCGATGACCATGACCCGCTGGTCGGCAATTTTGGCAAATCCGCCCACCACGGCGCGGTCATCGGCAAACCGGCGGTCGCCATGCAGCTCATGAAAGTCGGTGAATGCGGTGTTGATGTAATCGAGCGCGAAGGGACGCTTGGGATGGCGTGCCAGTTGAACGCGCTGCCAGGGCGTGAGATTGGTAAAAATTTGTTTCCGCGTTTCCTCGATCTTGCTCTGGATGAGCGCGATTTCCTCCTCAAATTCGATTCCGATGGCGTGCTTTTCCGGATGCGCCTTGAGTTCGTTGAGTTTGTTTTGCAGTTCAACAATCGGCTTCTCGAAGT
This window contains:
- a CDS encoding phage holin family protein; protein product: MDYKSGGTIKRFLQGWIINTFAVLVAACLLPGISYNHDWEVLLLASLLLGLLNAFVRPLVMLVALPLLILTLGLFMLVINALLLMLVGQIVHGFEVAGFWSAFFGSLIISFVSLVLNSLTGTGRSRIQIQRFGKKRNPPGRHDDGDGPVIDV
- a CDS encoding type I phosphomannose isomerase catalytic subunit is translated as MLYPLKFTPIFKERVWGARNLERLYRKPLPAGVPIGESWEITDRPGDVSVIVNGPLAGRDLRWLMEHHVRELLGEARALNGRFPLLVKILDAKDTLSLQVHPPSAKAAELKGDPKTEMWFITEAQPDAALFVGLRKGVTRSDFERKIADGTVAECFHRHNVRAGDAMFLPSGRVHAIGAGNVIFEIQQNSDTTYRVFDWNRVGLDGRPRELHVPQSLASIDFADFEPPLAPRDAVKAGDASIRALAGCSLFKVEHVSLEHAGRTALPAGVMHILGMVAGEMTVASAAGNLELKAGDFALVPAAVKAEVRSGAPVTFLRAEAGR
- the trmB gene encoding tRNA (guanosine(46)-N7)-methyltransferase TrmB produces the protein MSSPFQPSSITAAPGLVHELPSILECIELKTLFAKPQPVEVELGCGDASFLVAYAEANPQHNFIGIERLLGRIKKLDRKGRRHGLTNLRGIRIESGYFLEYLLAEHSVEALHVYFPDPWPKLKHRRHRFINERFPNLAWRALKPCGVVYLRTDDADYFEQMQRIFAGDSRFKKFETPPALLALKTDFERDFNARGVPTLAVAYQKHDQSA
- a CDS encoding acetyl-CoA carboxylase carboxyltransferase subunit alpha is translated as MKHVLDFEKPIVELQNKLNELKAHPEKHAIGIEFEEEIALIQSKIEETRKQIFTNLTPWQRVQLARHPKRPFALDYINTAFTDFHELHGDRRFADDRAVVGGFAKIADQRVMVIGTQKGRDTKENILRNFGSAHPEGYRKALRLMQMADKFGLPIISLIDTAGAYPGIGAEERHIAEAIAVNLREMTLLEVPIIAVVIGEGGSGGALGIGVANRVLILQNAYYSVISPEGCAAILWKDRTAAAKAAEALRITANDLLELGLVDGIIPEPLGGAHTDPKTTAANLKEQVLKHLAEVARMSVADRLKDRYAKFRAFGHFQEPERPAKASLAAV